The candidate division KSB1 bacterium genome includes a region encoding these proteins:
- a CDS encoding flagellar hook-length control protein FliK — MTRPSQLMRSDQMQTLAEELSQGVRVVVNSELTHLVLRLDEQQLGRIAVDLVRQEHTVTAQFRVESPETMALLEASFGELRSLLGEQGVQIGELTVALDQGQREAPHHPAEETWIDREVPTGERIASQVAEGRPKGPRMFGYNTMELTA, encoded by the coding sequence TTGACGCGTCCTTCCCAACTCATGCGCAGCGACCAGATGCAAACGTTGGCCGAAGAGTTGAGCCAGGGGGTGCGGGTCGTCGTCAACAGCGAATTGACCCACCTTGTGCTGCGACTGGACGAGCAGCAACTGGGGCGCATTGCCGTGGACCTTGTCCGCCAGGAGCACACGGTCACTGCCCAGTTTCGCGTGGAGTCTCCGGAGACGATGGCGCTGCTGGAAGCATCCTTTGGCGAGCTGCGCTCCCTTTTGGGCGAGCAGGGCGTGCAGATTGGAGAGCTGACGGTGGCGCTGGACCAAGGTCAGCGGGAAGCGCCGCATCACCCAGCTGAAGAGACCTGGATCGACCGAGAGGTCCCGACCGGGGAAAGGATTGCCTCGCAGGTCGCCGAGGGGCGACCTAAGGGCCCGAGAATGTTCGGCTACAACACAATGGAACTAACGGCATGA
- a CDS encoding flagellar hook assembly protein FlgD — protein sequence MPEVSSVSRDASYTKSLGGPGGALGKEAFMQLLVTQLRYQDPLAPMENTEFIAQLAQFSSLEQLWNVSANTQTNTLLLQSLQNTVLSGFVDREVWASGGKVWLPDEGDVTLHYTLGGPAQVTVEVLNEAGLVVRTLLVGLQGAGETHCTWDGRNSAGQRLSSGTYSFRVKAVDESGAAVTATPYTVGTVTGVRFKNGNALLLLGGLEVSPSDLVLLR from the coding sequence ATGCCTGAAGTGAGCTCCGTGAGCAGGGACGCCTCGTATACCAAAAGCCTCGGCGGGCCGGGGGGCGCCCTCGGCAAGGAGGCGTTCATGCAGCTCCTCGTCACGCAGCTCCGGTACCAGGACCCGCTTGCGCCGATGGAGAACACCGAATTCATCGCGCAGTTGGCGCAGTTCAGCAGCCTGGAGCAGCTCTGGAACGTGAGCGCCAACACCCAGACCAACACTTTGCTTTTGCAGTCGCTGCAGAACACTGTGCTCAGCGGCTTTGTGGATCGGGAAGTCTGGGCGAGCGGAGGTAAGGTCTGGTTGCCAGACGAGGGGGACGTGACCCTGCACTACACGCTGGGCGGGCCGGCACAGGTGACGGTGGAGGTGCTCAACGAGGCGGGCTTGGTGGTGCGGACGCTCCTGGTGGGACTCCAGGGCGCCGGCGAGACTCACTGCACTTGGGATGGGCGGAATAGTGCAGGTCAACGCCTGAGTAGTGGGACCTACTCCTTTCGGGTCAAGGCAGTTGACGAAAGCGGGGCGGCGGTGACCGCCACGCCGTACACAGTGGGCACCGTGACAGGAGTGCGCTTCAAGAATGGCAACGCCCTGCTGCTCCTGGGTGGGCTCGAAGTGAGTCCGTCGGACCTCGTCCTGTTGCGGTGA
- a CDS encoding flagellar protein, whose translation MPEFLSRVEGLSGAVPVQPPTTARPSQREQTQKASFAQVLEQQVRKAQEVRFSLHALERLRLRNIHLTQEEVETLGGAVSRIAEKGGRESLVVMDRVAFLVNVPSRTVITAIDQAHLRDSVFTQIDSAVIA comes from the coding sequence ATGCCAGAATTCCTCAGTCGGGTTGAAGGGTTGTCCGGCGCCGTGCCCGTGCAGCCTCCGACGACAGCCCGTCCGAGCCAGCGAGAGCAGACGCAAAAAGCCTCCTTTGCTCAGGTGCTTGAACAGCAAGTGCGCAAGGCACAGGAGGTGCGCTTTTCGCTGCACGCCTTGGAACGCCTGCGCCTCCGCAATATTCACCTCACGCAGGAGGAGGTGGAGACGCTGGGAGGCGCGGTCAGCCGCATTGCAGAAAAGGGTGGGCGCGAATCGTTGGTGGTCATGGACCGGGTCGCGTTCTTGGTGAACGTACCGTCGCGCACGGTCATCACCGCCATCGACCAGGCACACTTGCGGGACAGCGTCTTCACCCAAATTGACAGTGCAGTTATTGCGTGA